The following proteins are encoded in a genomic region of Canis lupus baileyi chromosome 30, mCanLup2.hap1, whole genome shotgun sequence:
- the LOC140621633 gene encoding carbonyl reductase [NADPH] 1-like: MSSAPRVAVVTGANKGLGFAIMRDLCRNFSGDVVLTARDEARGRAAVQQLQSEGLSPRFHLLDIDDLQSICTLRDFLCKEYRGLDVLVNNAGINFDTGDPTPLPIQAEVTLKTNFFGTRNVCRELLPLMKPQGRVVNVSSVMGFVTLKQCSPELQQKFTSEAITEEELGMLMNKFVEDVKNGVHKKEGWPDMKLVTYGISKMGITILSRIHARKLSEQRRGDKIFLNACCPGWLRTDMGGPKGIKSPEEGAETPVYLALLPSDAEGPHGEFVMEKKVEQWGLSFQFPPWIVI; the protein is encoded by the exons ATGTCATCAGCCCCCCGTGTGGCAGTAGTGACCGGAGCTAACAAGGGCCTTGGCTTCGCCATCATGAGGGACCTGTGCCGGAATTTCTCTGGGGATGTGGTGCTCACTGCCAGGGATGAAGCACGGGGCCGGGCAGCTGTGCAGCAGCTCCAGTCCGAGGGCCTGAGCCCACGCTTCCACCTGCTGGACATTGATGACCTACAGAGCATCTGCACCCTGCGTGACTTCCTGTGCAAGGAGTACAGGGGCCTGGACGTGCTGGTCAACAACGCAGGCATCAACTTTGATA CTGGTGATCCAACACCCCTACCTATTCAAGCAGAAGTGACACTGAAAACAAACTTCTTTGGCACCCGAAATGTGTGCAGAGAACTGCTGCCTCTAATGAAACCCCAAG GCAGAGTGGTGAATGTGTCTAGCGTAATGGGCTTCGTAACCCTTAAACAGTGCAGCCCAGAACTGCAACAGAAGTTTACAAGTGAGGCCATcacagaggaggagctggggaTGCTCATGAACAAGTTTGTGGAAGACGTAAAGAATGGAGTGCACAAGAAGGAGGGCTGGCCTGATATGAAACTAGTCACCTATGGAATATCAAAGATGGGTATCACCATTCTGTCCAGAATCCATGCCAGGAAACTGAGTGAGCAGAGAAGAGGTGACAAGATCTTCCTGAATGCCTGCTGCCCTGGGTGGCTGAGAACAGACATGGGTGGACCAAAAGGCATCAAAAGCCCAGAAGAAGGAGCAGAGACCCCTGTCTACTTAGCCCTTTTGCCCTCAGATGCTGAGGGGCCTCATGGCGAGTTTGTTATGGAAAAGAAAGTTGAACAATGGGGACTCTCCTTTCAGTTTCCTCCATGGATCGTAATTTGA